In Gymnogyps californianus isolate 813 chromosome 1, ASM1813914v2, whole genome shotgun sequence, the following are encoded in one genomic region:
- the NECAP1 gene encoding adaptin ear-binding coat-associated protein 1, whose product MASAELEYESVLCVKPDVNVYRIPPRTSNRGYRASDWKLDHPDWTGRLRVTSKGKTAYIKLEDKISGELFAQAPIDQYPGIAVETVTDSSRYFVIRIQDGTGRSAFIGIGFTDRGDAFDFNVSLQDHFKWVKQETEISKESQEADTRPKLDLGFKEGQTIKLNIGNMMTKKGGAAKPRVSGSGGLSLLPPPPGGKIAVPPIPPPSSTAIANHVTPPPVLKSSNVSSADILLDLDAPASASKAPASATTDLWGDFSTASSAVPNQAPQQSNWVQF is encoded by the exons ATGGCGTCGGCTGAGCTGGAGTACGAGTCCGTCCTCTGCGTGAAGCCTGATGTCAACGTCTACCGCATCCCGCCGCGCACTTCCAACCGCGGGTACAG ggCATCTGACTGGAAACTGGACCATCCGGACTGGACAGGGCGGCTTCGTGTCACTTCCAAAGGCAAAACTGCATACATAAAACTGGAGGATAAGATTTCAG GAGAACTTTTCGCCCAGGCTCCTATAGATCAATACCCTGGCATTGCAGTAGAGACTGTGACAGATTCCAGCCGCTATTTTGTCATTCGAATTCAGGATGGGACTG GACGAAGTGCTTTTATAGGCATTGGCTTCACGGATCGTGGTGATGCCTTTGACTTCAACGTCTCTTTGCAGGATCACTTCAA GTGGGTGAAGCAGGAGACTGAGATCTCCAAGGAGTCCCAGGAAGCTGACACACGTCCCAAATTAGACTTAGGGTTTAAGGAAGGGCAGACCATCAAACTGAACATTGGG AACATGATGACAAAGAAAGGAGGAGCAGCCAAGCCCCGTGTGTCTGGATCAGGGGGCCTAAGCCTGCTGCCACCCCCACCAGGAGGCAAAATTGCAGTCCCTCCTATACCTCCCCCTTCTTCCACAGCCATTGCCAACCATGTCACACCACCACCCGTGCTGAAATCCAGTAACGTGAGCAGTGCAG ATATTCTATTAGACTTAGATGCTCCTGCATCTGCATCCAAGGCACCAGCATCAGCTACCACAGACCTCTGGGGAGACTTCAGCACTGCATCCAG tgctgttcCCAATCAGGCTCCTCAGCAGTCCAACTGGGTCCAGTTCTGA
- the C3AR1 gene encoding C3a anaphylatoxin chemotactic receptor produces MPRLLGNSSSHEQAAVYYASESIVSMAIFIIVFIIGIPGNGLVIWVAGLKMKKSVNIVWFLNLAVADFMCCLSLPFFIVHLALHEHWPYGWFLCKVIPSVIIFTMFASVFLLVAISIDRCLLVMKPVWCQNHRTVKFISLVCSGIWILAFLFCCPVFHYRETSAYAGKTECGYNFGDDEVLDYMDDSVNELLEEYSPVAYNGNDSWGNFYEDDYSVSLALVVINVTRAVFGFVLPFGIMAVCYAVVAFRMRANQFHKPRNRMLRTIVLVVAAFFVCWAPYHIVGILSLAPTLGTGLRESLILWDHLSTALAYANSCINPLLYVFVGRDFRAKAQQSLQGILEGAFSEEPTRSSPYSLHRSKTSTEKDVSSTV; encoded by the coding sequence ATGCCTCGACTCCTGGGTAACAGCAGTTCACATGAACAGGCTGCTGTATATTATGCATCAGAATCCATTGTCTCCATGGCTATCTTCATCATCGTTTTCATCATAGGTATCCCAGGCAATGGATTGGTGATCTGGGTAGCTggtctgaaaatgaaaaagtctgTGAACATCGTCTGGTTCCTAAACCTTGCTGTGGCTGACTTCATGTGCTGCTTGTCCTTGCCATTTTTCATTGTTCACCTGGCCCTCCATGAACACTGGCCATATGGTTGGTTCCTCTGCAAAGTCATTCCATCAGTCATAATCTTTACCATGTTTGCTAGTGTCTTCCTACTCGTGGCCATCAGCATTGATCGTTGCCTCCTTGTGATGAAACCTGTCTGGTGTCAAAATCATCGAACAGTGAAATTTATATCACTAGTATGCAGTGGCATTTGGATCCTggccttccttttctgctgtcctGTCTTCCACTACCGTGAGACTAGTGCTTATGCTGGCAAAACTGAGTGTGGGTACAATTTTGGAGATGACGAGGTGCTAGATTATATGGATGATTCTGTAAATGAGTTATTGGAAGAATACTCGCCTGTAGCCTACAATGGTAATGACTCGTGGGGAAATTTCTATGAAGATGATTATTCTGTATCCCTTGCCTTAGTGGTAATAAACGTCACTAGGGCTGTCTTTGGCTTTGTACTCCCCTTTGGCATAATGGCAGTTTGCTATGCCGTTGTTGCTTTCAGAATGCGTGCAAATCAGTTTCACAAGCCACGCAACAGGATGCTGCGAACAATTGTGCTCGTGGTAGCTGCATTCTTCGTCTGCTGGGCTCCATACCATATAGTTGGGATTCTGTCCCTTGCACCTACTCTTGGAACAGGACTGAGGGAGTCATTGATCCTCTGGGATCACCTCTCTACAGCACTTGCGTATGCCAACAGCTGCATCAACCCCCTGCTCTATGTTTTTGTGGGACGGGACTTCAGGGCAAAGGCACAGCAATCACTGCAAGGAATCTTGGAAGGTGCCTTTAGTGAGGAACCAACACGTTCAAGCCCTTACTCCCTTCACAGAAGCAAGACTTCAACAGAGAAGGACGTTAGCAGCACAGTGTAA